A genome region from Streptomyces sp. S4.7 includes the following:
- the bioD gene encoding dethiobiotin synthase, with protein MPVLIVSGTGTEIGKTVVTAAVAATALARDLDVAVLKPAQTGVGSDEPGDVDEVIRLAGGVTTVELARFPEPLAPATAARRAGAPPVRPHEIAETAGKLATEHDLVLVEGAGGLLVRFDEEGGTLADAARLLAAPVLVVAPAGLGTLNTTALTAEALRARGLAALGLVIGSWPAVPDLAARCNLADLPDVAGAPLLGAVPHGAGALTPARFRRSAADWLAPALGGGWDVARFTADAAPGARSRAAWDAGTGSAER; from the coding sequence ATGCCGGTACTGATCGTCTCCGGGACCGGGACGGAGATCGGCAAGACCGTCGTCACGGCGGCCGTGGCCGCGACCGCGCTGGCCCGGGACCTCGATGTCGCGGTGCTGAAGCCCGCACAGACCGGTGTCGGCTCGGACGAGCCGGGCGACGTGGACGAGGTCATACGCCTCGCGGGCGGCGTCACGACGGTCGAACTGGCCCGGTTTCCCGAGCCGTTGGCGCCCGCCACGGCGGCCCGGCGCGCGGGTGCGCCGCCGGTGCGGCCCCACGAGATCGCCGAGACGGCCGGGAAACTGGCCACCGAGCACGACCTGGTGCTGGTCGAGGGCGCGGGCGGGCTGCTCGTACGGTTCGACGAGGAGGGCGGCACGCTCGCGGACGCCGCCCGGCTGCTGGCGGCCCCCGTGCTGGTGGTGGCGCCCGCCGGGCTGGGCACGCTCAACACGACCGCGCTGACCGCCGAGGCGCTGAGGGCGCGCGGTCTGGCGGCGCTGGGGCTGGTGATCGGGAGCTGGCCGGCCGTGCCGGATCTGGCGGCGCGCTGCAATCTGGCCGATCTGCCGGACGTGGCGGGTGCCCCGCTGCTCGGGGCCGTACCGCACGGCGCGGGCGCGCTCACCCCGGCCCGGTTCCGCCGGAGCGCGGCCGACTGGCTGGCTCCGGCGCTCGGCGGGGGCTGGGACGTGGCGCGTTTCACGGCGGACGCGGCGCCCGGTGCCCGGTCCCGTGCCGCGTGGGATGCGGGGACCGGGTCGGCCGAACGGTGA
- a CDS encoding class I SAM-dependent methyltransferase — protein sequence MHLRNRMPPKDSVHHPVFARFYARMSVAADTRGGVAALRAELLDGLSGRVLEIGAGNGLNFAHYPAAVSEVVAIEPERALRQLAVRAATRAEVSVDVLPGTAEALPVEDEGFDAAVVSLVLCTVRDVQGALAEVRRVLRPGGELRFLEHGLARERGLATVQKALQHTVWPALFGGCHPARDPLAAIRDAGFESGTHRSLRVPDPGPRTPTSPCVLGVAYRPRADLV from the coding sequence ATGCATCTGCGCAACCGCATGCCCCCGAAGGACTCCGTGCACCACCCGGTCTTCGCGCGCTTCTACGCGCGGATGAGCGTCGCCGCCGACACCAGGGGCGGCGTCGCGGCCCTGCGCGCGGAGCTGCTTGACGGTCTGTCGGGGCGGGTGTTGGAGATCGGCGCGGGCAACGGGCTGAACTTCGCGCACTACCCGGCGGCCGTCTCCGAGGTCGTGGCGATCGAGCCGGAGCGCGCTCTGCGGCAGCTGGCGGTGAGGGCGGCGACGCGTGCCGAGGTCTCGGTGGACGTGCTGCCCGGCACGGCGGAGGCGCTGCCGGTCGAGGACGAGGGTTTCGACGCGGCCGTCGTCTCGCTGGTGCTGTGCACGGTACGGGATGTGCAAGGGGCGCTCGCCGAGGTCCGCAGGGTTCTGCGGCCGGGCGGTGAGCTGCGCTTCCTCGAACACGGGCTGGCGCGGGAGCGTGGTCTGGCGACAGTGCAGAAAGCGCTCCAGCACACGGTGTGGCCGGCGCTCTTCGGTGGCTGCCATCCGGCACGGGACCCGCTCGCCGCGATCCGGGACGCGGGATTCGAGTCCGGCACGCACCGCTCCCTGCGGGTGCCGGATCCCGGCCCGCGGACGCCGACCTCACCGTGCGTACTCGGCGTGGCGTACCGACCGCGGGCGGACCTGGTCTGA
- a CDS encoding fic family toxin-antitoxin system, toxin component: MENADSPDTPSHANLTLRIDLSWLLMVAESKMPGDPQVTDWGALVAAVSRHEAEIFGTPVYTDPHSRAAALLQTLLHVPALERSNAMYASAVAYGYLVASGLKVVTSPEQVRDLAKLVKDGRADVRAIAEELRGWSL; the protein is encoded by the coding sequence ATGGAAAACGCCGATTCTCCTGACACACCGTCACATGCCAACCTCACGTTACGGATCGATCTGTCATGGCTGCTCATGGTCGCCGAGAGCAAGATGCCCGGCGATCCGCAAGTCACCGACTGGGGCGCGCTCGTGGCCGCCGTCAGCCGGCACGAGGCCGAGATATTCGGCACCCCCGTCTACACCGACCCCCACAGCCGCGCGGCGGCCCTCCTGCAGACCCTTCTGCACGTCCCCGCGCTGGAACGGTCGAACGCCATGTACGCCTCGGCCGTCGCGTACGGCTACCTCGTCGCGAGCGGCCTGAAGGTCGTCACCTCGCCCGAGCAGGTCAGGGACCTGGCCAAGCTCGTCAAGGACGGCAGAGCCGACGTACGCGCCATCGCCGAGGAACTGCGCGGCTGGAGTCTGTGA
- a CDS encoding protein phosphatase 2C domain-containing protein has protein sequence MTGTPEPPVCAVCGGTVAPDGHCWDCGGAQPAYRSHIETTLARAAGVSDRGKRRGVNADAMALTATGAWTIGVVCDGVSMSPRAERAARVAADVGAARVEAGLRQGTLPETVLVDAAARAGRAVGALAASVDEAPACTYVAGIAGPEGIWCAWIGDSRAYWLPDDGTCVAMTEDDSGRHDALTAWLGADAGEPVARVRSYRPPGPGRLLLCTDGLTRHLPGADGPRAVLARRGYSTPRDHSLLEDARALIGYAMDAGGQDNITALLIQVGDTDHRELPAFAP, from the coding sequence ATGACCGGAACACCTGAACCACCCGTCTGCGCCGTCTGCGGCGGGACCGTCGCCCCCGACGGCCACTGCTGGGACTGCGGCGGCGCCCAGCCCGCCTACCGTTCGCACATAGAGACCACCCTCGCCCGCGCCGCCGGCGTCAGCGACCGCGGCAAGCGCCGCGGCGTCAACGCGGACGCCATGGCGCTGACCGCGACCGGTGCCTGGACGATCGGCGTCGTGTGCGACGGGGTGTCCATGTCGCCCCGCGCGGAGCGGGCCGCACGGGTCGCGGCCGATGTCGGAGCGGCCCGTGTGGAAGCGGGACTGCGGCAGGGAACGCTGCCGGAGACCGTCCTCGTGGACGCCGCCGCCCGCGCGGGCCGGGCCGTCGGCGCCCTGGCCGCCTCGGTCGACGAGGCCCCGGCCTGTACGTACGTCGCGGGCATCGCCGGCCCCGAGGGCATCTGGTGCGCGTGGATCGGCGACAGCCGCGCGTACTGGCTGCCCGACGACGGCACGTGCGTGGCGATGACCGAGGACGACTCGGGCCGGCACGACGCCCTGACGGCCTGGCTGGGCGCCGACGCCGGCGAACCGGTCGCGCGCGTCCGGAGCTACCGCCCACCGGGGCCGGGCCGACTGCTCCTGTGCACGGACGGGTTGACGCGCCATCTGCCCGGGGCCGACGGACCACGCGCCGTACTCGCCCGGCGCGGGTACTCAACGCCACGTGACCACAGCCTTCTTGAGGACGCGCGAGCGCTGATCGGGTACGCCATGGACGCGGGCGGGCAGGACAACATCACCGCACTGCTCATCCAGGTCGGGGATACTGATCATCGGGAACTCCCCGCCTTCGCCCCCTAG
- a CDS encoding antitoxin translates to MAKTQLNVRVDETTAEAARRQAGRRGMSVNRYIEELVKQDAGEIGKTFVESAADFMKQYESVFAEEFDTETVGTDRGARRGKGLDGAR, encoded by the coding sequence GTGGCGAAGACTCAGTTGAACGTACGCGTGGACGAGACCACCGCGGAGGCCGCCCGGCGGCAGGCGGGTCGGCGCGGGATGAGTGTGAACCGCTACATCGAGGAACTCGTGAAGCAGGACGCGGGTGAAATCGGAAAGACCTTCGTCGAATCCGCCGCCGACTTCATGAAGCAGTACGAGTCGGTGTTCGCGGAGGAGTTCGACACGGAGACCGTCGGCACCGACCGGGGCGCGCGGCGGGGCAAGGGCCTCGACGGCGCACGCTGA
- a CDS encoding GNAT family N-acetyltransferase, with amino-acid sequence MTNGSGTDGELRIRAATRADLDDVLAFWKIAAEGTSISDDREGVERLVARDPGALIVAERAGELSGTVIAGFDGWRCHLYRLAVHPDRRRRGIGAALLGAAEERFATLGGRRADAMVLDRNTLAHRAWEASGYGPQEQWRRWVKPLAG; translated from the coding sequence ATGACGAACGGGTCCGGTACGGACGGCGAGCTGCGGATCAGGGCCGCGACGCGGGCCGATCTCGACGACGTGCTCGCCTTCTGGAAGATCGCGGCCGAGGGCACCAGCATCAGCGACGACCGCGAGGGGGTCGAGCGGCTGGTGGCCCGCGACCCCGGTGCGCTGATCGTCGCCGAGCGGGCCGGGGAGCTGTCCGGCACCGTGATCGCCGGGTTCGACGGATGGCGCTGCCATCTCTACCGGCTCGCCGTCCATCCGGACCGGCGGCGCCGGGGCATCGGGGCAGCGCTGCTCGGGGCCGCCGAGGAGCGCTTCGCCACGCTGGGCGGGCGGCGGGCCGACGCGATGGTGCTCGACCGCAACACTCTCGCGCACCGGGCGTGGGAGGCGTCCGGGTACGGCCCCCAGGAGCAGTGGCGGCGCTGGGTGAAACCGCTCGCCGGCTGA
- a CDS encoding LysE family translocator: MPSADRLLAFAAMSFLLIVIPGPGVLFVVGRALAQGRRAALTTVAGNALGAYVLVVGVALGVGAVVERSVVAFTALKLVGAVYLIHLGIKAVRQRGSLHASFDADGPARSDLRTFWGGFAVGVANPKTIVFFAAVLPQFVDPGKGHVTGQMLLLGLVFNVIAVVCDSVWGLAAATARGWFVRSPRRLAMVGGAGGFAMIGLGVTVATTGHKE; this comes from the coding sequence ATGCCGAGCGCCGACCGTCTCCTCGCCTTCGCGGCCATGTCGTTCCTGCTGATCGTCATTCCCGGCCCCGGCGTGCTCTTCGTGGTGGGACGGGCCCTCGCGCAGGGGCGCCGCGCCGCGCTGACCACGGTCGCGGGGAACGCACTGGGGGCCTACGTGCTGGTCGTGGGCGTGGCACTGGGGGTCGGGGCCGTCGTCGAGCGCTCCGTCGTCGCGTTCACGGCCCTGAAGCTGGTGGGCGCCGTGTATCTGATTCACCTGGGGATCAAGGCGGTACGTCAGCGTGGTTCGCTGCACGCGTCGTTCGATGCAGACGGTCCCGCGCGGAGCGATCTGCGCACCTTCTGGGGAGGGTTCGCCGTCGGTGTGGCCAACCCCAAGACCATCGTCTTCTTCGCCGCGGTGCTCCCCCAGTTCGTCGACCCCGGCAAGGGCCACGTCACGGGCCAGATGCTCCTGCTCGGCCTGGTCTTCAACGTCATCGCGGTGGTCTGCGACAGCGTGTGGGGGCTGGCCGCCGCCACCGCGCGGGGCTGGTTCGTCCGCTCGCCGCGCCGGCTCGCCATGGTCGGCGGGGCCGGCGGATTCGCCATGATCGGACTCGGCGTCACCGTCGCCACCACGGGGCACAAGGAGTAG
- a CDS encoding hemolysin family protein, with product MTEVLLLLVAVLLALACGAFVAAEFSLTTVERSDLELAVEKGERGASSAMKAVRSLTFQLSGAQLGITVTNLVVGMLAEPSVAKLIRGPVEAIGFSPSVASSLALVIGTALSTVVLMVVGELVPKNWAISTPLAVAKVVATPQRVFTAAFKPFISHLNNTANRLVRGLGLEPAEELASARSPQELVALARHSAKEGALEADTAELFVRTLNLAELTAENVMTPRVQVTALDVQATAEDVANATRATGLSRFPVYQDSLDTVVGVAHIKDVLTVPDERRTRTAVSDLMRDPLLVPESLTVDRLLDRLSGNRTMAVVIDEYGGTAGVVTLEDIVEEVVGEVRDEHDPHETSDLARAGEDADGRDLWSADGAARFDQLWDIGMRVPEGPYETLAGLVATELGRIPVEGDRVDLGGWRLDVVDASGRRAARVLLHAPLPAPDDEEDDDRDGGAGR from the coding sequence ATGACCGAAGTGCTCCTGCTCCTGGTGGCCGTGCTGCTCGCGCTGGCCTGTGGAGCCTTCGTCGCCGCGGAGTTCTCCCTGACGACGGTGGAACGCAGCGACCTCGAACTGGCGGTCGAAAAGGGTGAGCGTGGCGCGTCGAGCGCCATGAAGGCCGTACGCAGCCTCACCTTCCAGCTCTCCGGGGCCCAGTTGGGCATCACGGTGACCAATCTCGTCGTCGGCATGCTCGCCGAGCCGTCGGTGGCGAAGCTGATCCGTGGCCCCGTCGAGGCGATCGGCTTCTCGCCGTCCGTAGCGTCGTCGCTGGCACTGGTCATCGGTACGGCACTGTCGACGGTCGTGCTGATGGTGGTCGGCGAGCTGGTCCCCAAGAACTGGGCCATCTCCACGCCACTGGCGGTCGCCAAGGTCGTCGCCACACCGCAGCGGGTGTTCACCGCCGCGTTCAAGCCGTTCATCAGCCACCTCAACAACACCGCGAACCGCCTGGTGCGGGGGCTCGGCCTGGAGCCCGCCGAGGAGCTGGCCTCGGCCCGCAGTCCGCAGGAGCTGGTCGCGCTCGCCCGGCACTCCGCGAAGGAGGGCGCGCTGGAGGCGGACACCGCCGAACTGTTCGTGCGGACCCTCAATCTGGCGGAGCTGACGGCGGAGAACGTGATGACGCCGCGCGTACAGGTCACCGCGCTCGACGTACAGGCCACCGCCGAGGACGTCGCCAACGCCACACGCGCCACCGGGCTCTCCCGCTTCCCCGTCTACCAGGACAGTCTCGACACGGTCGTGGGCGTCGCCCACATCAAGGACGTGCTGACGGTCCCCGACGAGCGACGCACCCGTACGGCGGTGTCCGACCTGATGCGCGACCCCCTGCTCGTACCGGAGTCGCTGACCGTGGACCGGCTGCTGGACCGGCTCTCCGGCAACCGCACCATGGCGGTCGTGATCGACGAGTACGGCGGCACAGCGGGTGTCGTGACGCTGGAGGACATCGTCGAGGAGGTCGTCGGCGAGGTGCGTGACGAGCACGACCCGCACGAGACGTCCGACCTGGCCCGCGCCGGCGAGGACGCCGACGGGCGCGACCTGTGGTCGGCCGACGGCGCCGCGCGCTTCGACCAGCTGTGGGACATCGGGATGCGGGTGCCCGAGGGTCCGTACGAGACGCTGGCCGGTCTCGTCGCCACCGAACTCGGCCGGATCCCCGTCGAGGGCGACCGCGTCGACCTGGGCGGCTGGCGTCTCGACGTGGTCGACGCCTCGGGACGGCGTGCCGCCCGCGTACTGCTGCACGCGCCCCTGCCGGCGCCCGACGACGAAGAGGACGACGACCGCGACGGGGGGGCCGGACGATGA
- a CDS encoding hemolysin family protein, translating to MTVIQLFVGLLTLVVNAFFVGAEFALISVRRSQIEPAAEEGDRRARSVLWGLRHVSAMLAAAQLGITLCTLVLGIVAEPAIAHLLEPVFDAVGVPHGVVHPISFVIALALATYLHMLLGEMVPKNIALAEPVRTALLLGPALVGLARALRPVIFTVNAFANVLLKLLRVETKDEVSATFTDAELSRMVTDAGDAGLLDDRAAERLHDALELGHRPVRDVVMPLDQVVTARVGITPVELEGLAAESGFSRFPVVDESRRILGYLHVKDALDAMPREEPLPVSGMRAIAQVRADTPLDDVLTAMRRSRTHLAAVLDEDGRLEGLVTMEDVLRELVGRHSRGT from the coding sequence ATGACCGTGATCCAACTGTTCGTGGGACTCCTGACCCTGGTCGTGAACGCCTTCTTCGTCGGGGCGGAGTTCGCCCTGATCTCGGTGCGCCGCAGCCAGATCGAGCCCGCCGCCGAGGAGGGCGACCGGCGCGCGCGCAGCGTCCTGTGGGGCCTGCGGCACGTCTCGGCGATGCTCGCCGCCGCCCAGCTCGGCATCACGCTGTGCACGCTGGTGCTCGGCATCGTCGCGGAGCCGGCCATCGCCCATCTGCTGGAGCCCGTCTTCGACGCCGTCGGTGTGCCGCACGGGGTGGTGCACCCGATCTCGTTCGTCATCGCCCTCGCCCTGGCGACCTATCTGCACATGCTGCTCGGCGAGATGGTGCCCAAGAACATCGCGCTCGCCGAGCCGGTGCGTACGGCGCTGCTCCTCGGCCCGGCGCTGGTGGGGCTGGCCCGCGCGCTGCGGCCGGTGATCTTCACGGTCAACGCGTTCGCCAATGTGCTGCTGAAGCTGCTGCGCGTGGAGACCAAGGACGAGGTGTCGGCGACGTTCACCGACGCCGAGCTGTCCCGGATGGTCACCGACGCCGGTGACGCCGGGCTCCTCGACGACCGCGCCGCCGAACGGCTGCACGACGCGCTGGAGCTGGGACACAGGCCCGTACGGGACGTGGTCATGCCACTGGACCAGGTCGTGACGGCGCGGGTGGGGATCACACCCGTCGAGCTGGAGGGGCTGGCGGCCGAGTCCGGATTCTCGCGTTTCCCGGTCGTGGACGAGTCCCGGCGGATCCTCGGCTACCTCCATGTGAAGGACGCCCTGGACGCCATGCCGCGCGAGGAGCCGCTGCCGGTCTCCGGGATGCGGGCGATCGCCCAGGTGCGGGCGGACACCCCGCTCGACGACGTGCTGACCGCGATGCGCCGAAGCCGTACGCATCTGGCCGCCGTGCTGGACGAGGACGGCAGGCTGGAAGGCCTGGTGACCATGGAGGACGTGCTGCGTGAGCTGGTCGGGAGGCATTCGCGGGGGACCTGA
- a CDS encoding SGNH/GDSL hydrolase family protein: MEKNATYTSLVALGDSFTEGMSDLQPDGSYRGWADLLAARLAARTPGFRYANLAVRGKLIGQILDEQVDTAAAMRADVVTLVGGLNDTLRPKYDPGLVLGKLEESVERLAPACGRLVLMHSPVRRGPVTERFRSRWENLYTFIDELAERHDAMVVDLYGARVLGEQRMWDLDRLHLTADGHRRVAEAVWQALGMEPADDWRAELAPALPTGWLMRRTGDARFAREHLGPWIGRRLTGRSSGDGRPPKRPELLPYEPLPGDAGVRHERA, translated from the coding sequence ATGGAGAAGAACGCCACGTACACCAGTCTGGTCGCCCTCGGGGACTCGTTCACCGAAGGCATGTCGGACCTCCAGCCGGACGGGTCGTACCGGGGCTGGGCGGATCTGCTCGCGGCCCGTCTCGCCGCCCGTACGCCGGGGTTCCGCTACGCGAATCTCGCCGTACGCGGCAAGCTCATCGGCCAGATCCTCGACGAACAGGTGGACACGGCCGCCGCGATGCGCGCGGACGTGGTGACGCTGGTCGGCGGGCTGAACGACACGCTGCGGCCCAAGTACGACCCGGGTCTGGTCCTCGGGAAGCTGGAGGAGTCGGTCGAGCGGCTGGCACCGGCCTGCGGACGGCTGGTGCTGATGCACAGCCCCGTCCGCCGGGGTCCGGTGACGGAACGTTTCCGGTCGCGCTGGGAGAACCTCTACACCTTCATCGACGAGCTCGCCGAACGGCACGACGCGATGGTGGTCGATCTGTACGGGGCGCGGGTGCTCGGCGAGCAGCGCATGTGGGACCTGGACCGGTTGCATCTGACCGCCGACGGCCACCGCCGGGTCGCCGAGGCCGTGTGGCAGGCGCTGGGTATGGAGCCGGCGGACGACTGGCGTGCGGAGCTGGCGCCCGCGCTGCCCACGGGCTGGCTGATGCGGCGCACCGGCGACGCCCGGTTCGCGCGGGAGCATCTGGGGCCGTGGATCGGCCGCCGGCTGACGGGCCGGTCGTCGGGCGACGGCAGGCCGCCGAAGCGGCCGGAGCTGTTGCCTTACGAGCCGCTGCCGGGTGACGCGGGCGTGCGGCACGAACGGGCGTAG
- the purB gene encoding adenylosuccinate lyase has protein sequence MTAASVKPRIPNVLAGRYASAELAVLWSPEQKVRLERQLWLAVLRAQRDLGIEVPESALADYERVLDQVDLVSIAEREKVTRHDVKARIEEFNALAGHEQVHKGMTSRDLTENVEQLQVRLSLELMRDRAVAVLARLGRLSGEYAELVMAGRSHNVAAQATTLGKRFATAADELLVAYGRLEDLLARYPLRGIKGPVGTAQDMLDLLGGDPAKLADLESRIAGHLGFGHAFTSVGQVYPRSLDYDVVTALVQLAAGPSSVAKTIRLMAGHELVTEGFKPGQVGSSAMPHKMNTRSCERVNGLMVILRGYASMTGELAGDQWNEGDVSCSVVRRVALPDAFFAFDGLLETFLTVLDEFGAFPAVVARELDRYLPFLATTKVLMAAVRAGVGREAAHEVIKEHAVASALAMRERGAERNELLDRLAADERMPLDRAQLDGLMADKLSFTGAAGDQVAAVLARIEEIVKRHPVAAGYTPGSIL, from the coding sequence GTGACTGCTGCGTCTGTGAAGCCCCGTATCCCCAACGTCCTCGCCGGCCGCTACGCCTCGGCGGAGCTGGCCGTGCTCTGGTCCCCCGAGCAGAAGGTGAGGCTGGAGCGGCAGCTGTGGCTCGCCGTGCTGCGGGCCCAGCGGGATCTCGGCATCGAGGTGCCCGAGTCCGCCCTCGCCGACTACGAGCGGGTGCTCGATCAGGTCGATCTGGTGTCGATCGCCGAGCGCGAGAAGGTCACGCGTCACGACGTGAAGGCGCGGATCGAGGAGTTCAACGCGCTCGCCGGTCACGAGCAGGTCCACAAGGGCATGACGTCGCGGGATCTGACGGAGAACGTCGAGCAGTTGCAGGTCCGGCTCTCGCTGGAGCTGATGCGTGACCGTGCGGTGGCGGTGCTCGCACGCCTGGGGAGGCTCTCCGGGGAGTACGCGGAGCTGGTCATGGCGGGCCGCTCGCACAATGTCGCCGCGCAGGCGACCACCCTCGGCAAGCGCTTCGCGACGGCGGCCGACGAGCTGCTGGTCGCCTACGGCCGTCTTGAGGACCTGCTCGCCCGTTACCCGCTGCGCGGCATCAAGGGCCCGGTCGGCACGGCGCAGGACATGCTCGACCTGCTCGGCGGTGACCCGGCGAAGCTCGCGGACCTGGAGTCCCGGATCGCGGGGCATCTGGGCTTCGGCCACGCGTTCACCTCGGTCGGTCAGGTGTATCCGCGTTCGCTGGACTACGACGTGGTGACCGCGCTGGTGCAGCTGGCCGCGGGCCCCTCCTCCGTGGCGAAGACGATCCGGCTGATGGCCGGGCACGAGCTGGTCACCGAGGGCTTCAAACCCGGCCAGGTCGGTTCGTCGGCGATGCCGCACAAGATGAACACCCGTTCCTGCGAGCGCGTCAACGGGCTGATGGTGATCCTGCGCGGCTACGCGTCGATGACGGGCGAGCTGGCCGGTGACCAGTGGAACGAGGGCGACGTGTCGTGCTCCGTCGTCCGCCGGGTGGCGCTGCCGGACGCGTTCTTCGCCTTCGACGGGCTGCTGGAGACCTTCCTGACGGTCCTCGACGAGTTCGGCGCGTTCCCGGCGGTCGTGGCCCGCGAGCTTGACCGCTACCTGCCGTTCCTGGCGACGACGAAGGTGCTGATGGCCGCCGTACGCGCGGGGGTCGGCCGGGAGGCCGCGCACGAGGTCATCAAGGAGCACGCCGTCGCTTCGGCGCTCGCGATGCGCGAGCGCGGCGCGGAGCGCAACGAGCTGCTGGACAGGCTCGCGGCCGACGAGCGGATGCCGCTGGACCGGGCGCAGTTGGACGGGCTGATGGCCGACAAGCTGTCGTTCACGGGCGCTGCCGGTGACCAGGTGGCCGCCGTGCTCGCCCGGATCGAGGAGATCGTGAAGCGGCACCCGGTGGCCGCCGGATACACGCCCGGGTCGATCCTCTGA
- the mug gene encoding G/U mismatch-specific DNA glycosylase, whose protein sequence is MKPEELAAARDRVIPDVVAADLGVLFCGINPGLMSAATGHHFARPGNRFWPVLRLSGFTPRQLAPSEQDELPAYGLGITNVVARATARADELRDEEYRKGGRILEAKVERLRPRWLAVVGITAYRTAFGDRAAAIGPQTRTTGTTRIWALPNPSGLNAHWTAETMAEEFGRLRVAAGMPDRTE, encoded by the coding sequence GTGAAGCCCGAGGAGCTGGCCGCCGCCCGCGACCGCGTCATCCCCGACGTGGTCGCGGCGGATCTGGGCGTGCTCTTCTGCGGGATCAACCCCGGTCTGATGTCGGCGGCGACGGGGCACCACTTCGCGCGGCCCGGCAACCGCTTCTGGCCGGTGCTGCGGCTCTCGGGCTTCACCCCGCGGCAGCTCGCGCCGTCCGAGCAGGACGAGTTGCCGGCGTACGGCCTCGGCATCACCAACGTCGTGGCACGGGCGACGGCACGGGCCGACGAGCTGAGGGACGAGGAGTACCGGAAGGGCGGCCGGATCCTGGAGGCGAAGGTGGAGCGGTTGCGGCCGCGCTGGCTCGCGGTCGTCGGCATCACCGCGTACCGCACGGCGTTCGGCGACCGGGCGGCGGCCATCGGACCGCAGACGCGGACGACAGGCACCACCCGCATCTGGGCACTGCCCAACCCGAGCGGTCTGAACGCGCACTGGACGGCCGAGACGATGGCGGAGGAGTTCGGCAGGCTGCGCGTGGCGGCGGGGATGCCGGACAGGACCGAGTAG